In Drosophila santomea strain STO CAGO 1482 chromosome 3L, Prin_Dsan_1.1, whole genome shotgun sequence, a single window of DNA contains:
- the LOC120447484 gene encoding ATP-dependent helicase brm isoform X1 has product MASPSPANSPMPPPQAPSPMAPPSQSPAPSPHSPYPHQQPGPLQGPPPPGHPAAYGHPMQHGPPGQGPPGHHMPPHHQGMIFSKGPHMGMQMPPTGPNMSPYQTHGMPPNAPTQPCIVSPGGPPGGPPPPERSSQENLHALQRAIDSMEEKGLQEDPRYSQLLAMRATSKHQHLNGNQVNLLRTQITAYRLLARNKPISMQMQQALQAAQQQPPPGPPIGPPGAPGGPPPGSQHAGQPPVQPQQQQQPPPSAGTPPQCSTPPASNPYGPPVPGQKMQVAPPPPHMQQGQPLPPQPPQVGGPPPIQQQQPPQQQQQQPQPPPPEQHQHQLPNGGKPLSMGPSGGQPLIPSSPMQPQVRGALPGMPPGTQVPQPGGGPPRQVPPAGMPMPKPNRITTVAKPVGLDPITLLQERENRIAARISLRMQELQRLPATMSEDLRLQAAIELRALRVLNFQRQLRMEFVQCTRRDTTLETALNIKLYKRTKRQGLREARATEKLEKQQKLEAERKRRQKHLEFLAAVLQHGKDLREFHRNNKAQLARMNKAVMNHHANAEREQKKEQERIEKERMRRLMAEDEEGYRKLIDQKKDKRLAFLLSQTDEYISNLTQMVKQHKDDQMKKKEEEGKRLIQFKKELLMSGEYIGIDEGSIVADMRVHVVEQCTGKKLTGDDAPMLKHLHRWLNMHPGWDWIDDEEDSCGSNEDHKPKVEEQPTATEDVTDKAQATGNEEDPKDLITKAKVEDDEYRTEEQTYYSIAHTIHEKVVEQASIMVNGTLKEYQIKGLEWLVSLYNNNLNGILADEMGLGKTIQTISLVTYLMDRKKVMGPYLIIVPLSTLPNWVLEFEKWAPAVGVVSYKGSPQGRRLLQNQMRATKFNVLLTTYEYVIKDKAVLAKIQWKYMIIDEGHRMKNHHCKLTQVLNTHYIAPYRLLLTGTPLQNKLPELWALLNFLLPSIFKSCSTFEQWFNAPFATTGEKVELNEEETILIIRRLHKVLRPFLLRRLKKEVEHQLPDKVEYIIKCDMSALQRVLYKHMQSKGVLLTDGSEKGKHGKGGAKALMNTIVQLRKLCNHPFMFQHIEEKYCDHTGGHGVVSGPDLYRVSGKFELLDRILPKLKATNHRVLLFCQMTQCMTIIEDYLGWRQFGYLRLDGTTKAEDRGELLRKFNAKGSDVFVFLLSTRAGGLGLNLQTADTVVIFDSDWNPHQDLQAQDRAHRIGQRNEVRVLRLMTVNSVEERILAAARYKLNMDEKVIQAGMFDQKSTGSERQQFLQTILHQDDNEEEEENEVPDDEMINMMIARSEEEIEIFKRMDAERKKEDEEIHPGRERLIDESELPDWLTKDDDEVERFHYQYDEDTILGRGSRQRKEVDYTDSLTEKEWLKAIDDGAEFDEEEEEDDSKRKRRKRKNRKEESDDDSLILKRRRRQNLDKRSKKQMHKIMSAVIKHNQDGRTLSEPFMKLPSRQRLPDYYEIIKRPVDIKKILQRIEDCKYADLNELEKDFMQLCQNAQIYNEEASLIYLDSIALQKVFVGARQRITAAADAAAVAAGDNTGEAHGNGGSDNSDNDDDDGGDDGSDDEEIATTSAAAVKMKLKLNKSLASAPATPTQSSSNVSSGAATTSKKQTRRKRSQKKYTISDDDDDDMD; this is encoded by the exons ATGGCCTCGCCCTCTCCGGCGAACAGTCCCATGCCACCGCCACAGGCGCCCAGTCCGATGGCCCCGCCCTCGCAGAGCCCCGCCCCCTCGCCACACAGCCCCTATCCTCACCAGCAGCCGGGTCCACTGCAAGGACCTCCGCCGCCCGGGCATCCCGCTGCCTATGGACATCCCATGCAGCACGGACCACCAGGCCAGGGTCCTCCCGGTCATCATATGCCACCGCACCACCAGGGGATGA TTTTCTCAAAAGGTCCGCACATGGGAATGCAGATGCCGCCGACGGGTCCGAATATGTCCCCCTACCAAACCCACGGAATGCCACCCAAT GCTCCCACACAACCCTGCATAGTGTCACCTGGTGGCCCGCCTGGGGGTCCGCCACCTCCCGAGCGCTCGAGCCAGGAGAATCTGCACGCGCTTCAACGCGCCATCGATTCTATGGAGGAAAAGGGCTTGCAGGAAGATCCTCGCTACTCCCAGCTCCTGGCAATGCGGGCCACTTCGAAGCACCAGCACCTTAACGGCAATCAGGTGAACTTGTTGCGCACACAGATTACCGCTTATCGGTTGTTGGCGCGGAACAAGCCCATATCCATGCAGATGCAACAGGCGCTTCAGGCGGCACAGCAACAGCCTCCGCCAGGACCACCAATTGGACCACCTGGAGCACCAGGTGGACCGCCGCCAGGGAGCCAACATGCAGGACAACCACCCgtgcagccgcagcagcagcaacaaccgccCCCTTCAGCAGGAACTCCGCCTCAGTGCTCCACGCCGCCCGCAAGCAATCCTTATGGTCCGCCAGTTCCTGGTCAGAAAATGCAGGTAgcgccaccaccgccacaCATGCAACAGGGACAGCCATTGCCACCACAGCCGCCACAAGTGGGTGGACCCCCGCCTatccaacagcaacagccacctcagcaacagcaacaacagcctCAGCCTCCGCCACCGGAGCAACATCAGCACCAGTTGCCAAACGGAGGCAAACCCCTGAGTATGGGGCCATCTGGAGGGCAGCCACTAATACCATCATCGCCCATGCAGCCACAAGTCAGAGGGGCTCTGCCAGGAATGCCGCCAGGTACTCAGGTTCCGCAACCAGGAGGAGGTCCTCCGCGACAGGTTCCACCTGCAGGCATGCCGATGCCCAAACCTAATCGCATTACAACAGTGGCCAAACCCGTGGGCCTGGATCCCATTACATTGCTGCAGGAAAGGGAGAATAGAATAGCGGCCAGGATATCACTGCGCATGCAGGAGTTGCAACGTCTTCCGGCCACCATGTCCGAGGATCTTCGGCTGCAAGCGGCTATTGAGTTGAGGGCCCTAAGGGTCTTAAACTTCCAGCGCCAGCTGCGTATGGAGTTCGTTCAGTGCACGAGACGAGATACCACTTTGGAAACAGCGTTAAATATTAAGCTCTACAAGAGGACCAAGCGGCAGGGTCTGCGGGAGGCACGTGCTACTGAAAAACTCGAAAAGCAACAGAAGCTAGAGGCTGAACGGAAGCGCCGTCAAAAGCATCTGGAGTTCTTGGCTGCTGTGCTTCAGCACGGCAAGGATCTAAGAGAATTCCACAGGAATAATAAG GCCCAACTTGCAAGGATGAACAAGGCCGTGATGAACCATCACGCAAATGCGGAGCGTGAGCAAAAGAAGGAACAAGAGCGCATCGAGAAGGAACGTATGCGACGTCTGATGGCCGAGGATGAGGAGGGTTACCGCAAGCTGATTGATCAAAAGAAGGACAAGAGATTGGCTTTCCTACTGTCGCAGACAGATGAGTATATTAGCAACCTAACTCAGATGGTGAAACAACACAAGGACGACCAGATGAAgaaaaaggaggaggagggcaAGCGGCTGATACAGTTCAAAAAGGAACTGCTGATGAGCGGAGAGTACATTGGCATTGATGAGGGCAGCATTGTTGCTGATATGCGTGTCCATGTGGTGGAACAGTGCACTGGCAAGAAACTCACCGGCGATGATGCCCCCATGCTGAAGCACTTGCACCGCTGGCTTAACATGCATCCTGGCTGGGACTGGATtgacgacgaggaggacaGCTGTGGGAGCAACGAGGACCATAAACCCAAGGTGGAGGAGCAACCAACGGCTACAGAAGATGTCACTGACAAAGCGCAGGCGACGGGCAACGAGGAGGATCCCAAGGATCTAATTACCAAGGCCAAGGTGGAGGACGATGAGTACAGGACGGAGGAACAGACGTACTACAGCATCGCTCATACCATTCATGAAAAGGTTGTGGAGCAGGCCAGCATCATGGTAAATGGTACGCTCAAGGAATACCAGATCAAAGGCTTGGAGTGGTTGGTTTCGCTCtacaacaacaatttaaaCGGAATTCTGGCCGACGAAATGGGTTTGGGTAAAACCATTCAGACCATTTCGCTGGTAACGTACCTTATGGATCGGAAGAAGGTTATGGGTCCCTACTTGATTATTGTACCACTCTCGACTCTGCCCAATTGGGTGCTGGAATTCGAGAAGTGGGCGCCAGCCGTGGGTGTAGTCAGTTACAAGGGCAGCCCGCAAGGAAGGCGATTGCTGCAAAATCAAATGCGAGCCACTAAGTTTAATGTGCTGTTAACCACCTATGAGTACGTCATCAAGGACAAGGCAGTGCTGGCCAAGATCCAGTGGAAATACATGATCATCGACGAGGGTCACCGCATGAAGAACCATCACTGCAAACTCACCCAGGTGTTAAACACCCACTATATAGCCCCCTATCGGTTACTTCTCACGGGTACACCTCTGCAAAACAAGCTTCCCGAGTTGTGGGCGCTTCTTAATTTCCTGCTGCCCTCGATATTTAAGTCCTGTTCCACATTTGAGCAGTGGTTCAATGCTCCATTTGCCACCACTGGCGAGAAGGTCGAGCTAAACGAGGAGGAGACAATCCTCATCATTCGTCGTCTGCACAAGGTTCTTCGTCCATTCCTGCTGCGTCGTCTTAAAAAGGAGGTAGAGCACCAGCTCCCCGACAAGGTGGAGTACATCATCAAGTGCGACATGTCCGCCCTTCAGCGAGTTCTATACAAGCACATGCAGAGTAAGGGTGTCCTACTCACTGATGGATCCGAGAAGGGCAAGCACGGCAAGGGAGGCGCTAAGGCGCTGATGAACACGATCGTTCAGCTGCGCAAGCTGTGTAACCATCCGTTCATGTTCCAGCACATAGAAGAGAAATACTGCGACCACACTGGCGGCCATGGAGTTGTGTCCG GACCGGATCTATATCGCGTCTCCGGCAAATTCGAGCTGCTAGATCGCATCCTGCCCAAGCTAAAGGCCACCAATCATCGCGTCCTTCTCTTCTGTCAGATGACTCAGTGCATGACCATTATCGAAGATTACCTGGGATGGCGCCAATTCGGCTACCTTCGACTTGACGGCACCACAAAGGCCGAGGATCGTGGCGAACTACTGCGAAAATTCAACGCCAAGGGCTCGGacgtgtttgtgtttttgctaTCCACCCGAGCCGGTGGTTTGGGTCTTAATCTGCAAACCGCCGATACTGTAGTAATCTTCGACTCCGATTGGAATCCCCACCAGGATCTGCAAGCGCAGGATCGTGCCCATCGTATTGGTCAACGTAATGAGGTGCGCGTTCTGCGACTAATGACAGTCAACTCCGTGGAAGAGCGCATCTTGGCTGCAGCCAGGTACAAGCTGAACATGGACGAGAAGGTCATCCAGGCTGGTATGTTCGATCAGAAGTCAACGGGTAGCGAGCGGCAGCAGTTCCTACAGACGATTCTGCACCAGGATGACAACGAAGAGGAGGAAGAAAATGAAGTGCCCGATGATGAAATGATCAACATGATGATTGCCCGCAGTGAGGAGGAGATCGAAATCTTTAAGCGCATGGATGCGGAGCGCAAGAAGGAGGATGAGGAAATCCATCCGGGTAGGGAACGTCTGATCGACGAGTCCGAGCTACCCGACTGGTTGACAAAGGACGATGACGAGGTTGAGCGTTTCCACTATCAATACGACGAGGACACCATTCTGG GTCGAGGCTCGCGGCAGCGAAAGGAAGTAGACTACACTGATAGTTTGACTGAAAAGGAGTGGCTGAAAGCCATCGACGATGGCGCTGAGTTTGacgaggaagaggaggaagaCGATTCGAAGCGCAAGCGACGAAAGCGAAAGAATCGGAAGGAAGAGTCCGACGATGATTCGTTGATCCTAAAACGGCGACGACGCCAAAATCTGGACAAGCGGTCGAAGAAGCAGATGCACAAGATTATGAGTGCAGTTATAAAGCACAACCAGGATGGACGCACTCTGTCCGAACCATTCATGAAGCTGCCTTCGCGACAGCGGTTGCCTGACTATTACGAGATCATTAAGCGGCCAGTTGACATTAAGAAAATCCTGCAGCGTATTGAGGACTGCAAGTATGCCGATCTCAACGAGCTGGAGAAGGACTTTATGCAGCTATGCCAGAATGCACAGATCTACAACGAAGAGGCCTCGCTGATCTACCTGGATTCGATTGCCCTGCAAAAGGTATTCGTTGGGGCCAGGCAGAGGATAACAGCTGCAGCGGATGCAGCCGCAGTGGCGGCAGGAGATAACACTGGTGAGGCGCATGGAAATGGAGGCTCGGATAATTCggacaacgacgacgacgatggc
- the LOC120447484 gene encoding ATP-dependent helicase brm isoform X2, translated as MASPSPANSPMPPPQAPSPMAPPSQSPAPSPHSPYPHQQPGPLQGPPPPGHPAAYGHPMQHGPPGQGPPGHHMPPHHQGMSPHMGMQMPPTGPNMSPYQTHGMPPNAPTQPCIVSPGGPPGGPPPPERSSQENLHALQRAIDSMEEKGLQEDPRYSQLLAMRATSKHQHLNGNQVNLLRTQITAYRLLARNKPISMQMQQALQAAQQQPPPGPPIGPPGAPGGPPPGSQHAGQPPVQPQQQQQPPPSAGTPPQCSTPPASNPYGPPVPGQKMQVAPPPPHMQQGQPLPPQPPQVGGPPPIQQQQPPQQQQQQPQPPPPEQHQHQLPNGGKPLSMGPSGGQPLIPSSPMQPQVRGALPGMPPGTQVPQPGGGPPRQVPPAGMPMPKPNRITTVAKPVGLDPITLLQERENRIAARISLRMQELQRLPATMSEDLRLQAAIELRALRVLNFQRQLRMEFVQCTRRDTTLETALNIKLYKRTKRQGLREARATEKLEKQQKLEAERKRRQKHLEFLAAVLQHGKDLREFHRNNKAQLARMNKAVMNHHANAEREQKKEQERIEKERMRRLMAEDEEGYRKLIDQKKDKRLAFLLSQTDEYISNLTQMVKQHKDDQMKKKEEEGKRLIQFKKELLMSGEYIGIDEGSIVADMRVHVVEQCTGKKLTGDDAPMLKHLHRWLNMHPGWDWIDDEEDSCGSNEDHKPKVEEQPTATEDVTDKAQATGNEEDPKDLITKAKVEDDEYRTEEQTYYSIAHTIHEKVVEQASIMVNGTLKEYQIKGLEWLVSLYNNNLNGILADEMGLGKTIQTISLVTYLMDRKKVMGPYLIIVPLSTLPNWVLEFEKWAPAVGVVSYKGSPQGRRLLQNQMRATKFNVLLTTYEYVIKDKAVLAKIQWKYMIIDEGHRMKNHHCKLTQVLNTHYIAPYRLLLTGTPLQNKLPELWALLNFLLPSIFKSCSTFEQWFNAPFATTGEKVELNEEETILIIRRLHKVLRPFLLRRLKKEVEHQLPDKVEYIIKCDMSALQRVLYKHMQSKGVLLTDGSEKGKHGKGGAKALMNTIVQLRKLCNHPFMFQHIEEKYCDHTGGHGVVSGPDLYRVSGKFELLDRILPKLKATNHRVLLFCQMTQCMTIIEDYLGWRQFGYLRLDGTTKAEDRGELLRKFNAKGSDVFVFLLSTRAGGLGLNLQTADTVVIFDSDWNPHQDLQAQDRAHRIGQRNEVRVLRLMTVNSVEERILAAARYKLNMDEKVIQAGMFDQKSTGSERQQFLQTILHQDDNEEEEENEVPDDEMINMMIARSEEEIEIFKRMDAERKKEDEEIHPGRERLIDESELPDWLTKDDDEVERFHYQYDEDTILGRGSRQRKEVDYTDSLTEKEWLKAIDDGAEFDEEEEEDDSKRKRRKRKNRKEESDDDSLILKRRRRQNLDKRSKKQMHKIMSAVIKHNQDGRTLSEPFMKLPSRQRLPDYYEIIKRPVDIKKILQRIEDCKYADLNELEKDFMQLCQNAQIYNEEASLIYLDSIALQKVFVGARQRITAAADAAAVAAGDNTGEAHGNGGSDNSDNDDDDGGDDGSDDEEIATTSAAAVKMKLKLNKSLASAPATPTQSSSNVSSGAATTSKKQTRRKRSQKKYTISDDDDDDMD; from the exons ATGGCCTCGCCCTCTCCGGCGAACAGTCCCATGCCACCGCCACAGGCGCCCAGTCCGATGGCCCCGCCCTCGCAGAGCCCCGCCCCCTCGCCACACAGCCCCTATCCTCACCAGCAGCCGGGTCCACTGCAAGGACCTCCGCCGCCCGGGCATCCCGCTGCCTATGGACATCCCATGCAGCACGGACCACCAGGCCAGGGTCCTCCCGGTCATCATATGCCACCGCACCACCAGGGGATGA GTCCGCACATGGGAATGCAGATGCCGCCGACGGGTCCGAATATGTCCCCCTACCAAACCCACGGAATGCCACCCAAT GCTCCCACACAACCCTGCATAGTGTCACCTGGTGGCCCGCCTGGGGGTCCGCCACCTCCCGAGCGCTCGAGCCAGGAGAATCTGCACGCGCTTCAACGCGCCATCGATTCTATGGAGGAAAAGGGCTTGCAGGAAGATCCTCGCTACTCCCAGCTCCTGGCAATGCGGGCCACTTCGAAGCACCAGCACCTTAACGGCAATCAGGTGAACTTGTTGCGCACACAGATTACCGCTTATCGGTTGTTGGCGCGGAACAAGCCCATATCCATGCAGATGCAACAGGCGCTTCAGGCGGCACAGCAACAGCCTCCGCCAGGACCACCAATTGGACCACCTGGAGCACCAGGTGGACCGCCGCCAGGGAGCCAACATGCAGGACAACCACCCgtgcagccgcagcagcagcaacaaccgccCCCTTCAGCAGGAACTCCGCCTCAGTGCTCCACGCCGCCCGCAAGCAATCCTTATGGTCCGCCAGTTCCTGGTCAGAAAATGCAGGTAgcgccaccaccgccacaCATGCAACAGGGACAGCCATTGCCACCACAGCCGCCACAAGTGGGTGGACCCCCGCCTatccaacagcaacagccacctcagcaacagcaacaacagcctCAGCCTCCGCCACCGGAGCAACATCAGCACCAGTTGCCAAACGGAGGCAAACCCCTGAGTATGGGGCCATCTGGAGGGCAGCCACTAATACCATCATCGCCCATGCAGCCACAAGTCAGAGGGGCTCTGCCAGGAATGCCGCCAGGTACTCAGGTTCCGCAACCAGGAGGAGGTCCTCCGCGACAGGTTCCACCTGCAGGCATGCCGATGCCCAAACCTAATCGCATTACAACAGTGGCCAAACCCGTGGGCCTGGATCCCATTACATTGCTGCAGGAAAGGGAGAATAGAATAGCGGCCAGGATATCACTGCGCATGCAGGAGTTGCAACGTCTTCCGGCCACCATGTCCGAGGATCTTCGGCTGCAAGCGGCTATTGAGTTGAGGGCCCTAAGGGTCTTAAACTTCCAGCGCCAGCTGCGTATGGAGTTCGTTCAGTGCACGAGACGAGATACCACTTTGGAAACAGCGTTAAATATTAAGCTCTACAAGAGGACCAAGCGGCAGGGTCTGCGGGAGGCACGTGCTACTGAAAAACTCGAAAAGCAACAGAAGCTAGAGGCTGAACGGAAGCGCCGTCAAAAGCATCTGGAGTTCTTGGCTGCTGTGCTTCAGCACGGCAAGGATCTAAGAGAATTCCACAGGAATAATAAG GCCCAACTTGCAAGGATGAACAAGGCCGTGATGAACCATCACGCAAATGCGGAGCGTGAGCAAAAGAAGGAACAAGAGCGCATCGAGAAGGAACGTATGCGACGTCTGATGGCCGAGGATGAGGAGGGTTACCGCAAGCTGATTGATCAAAAGAAGGACAAGAGATTGGCTTTCCTACTGTCGCAGACAGATGAGTATATTAGCAACCTAACTCAGATGGTGAAACAACACAAGGACGACCAGATGAAgaaaaaggaggaggagggcaAGCGGCTGATACAGTTCAAAAAGGAACTGCTGATGAGCGGAGAGTACATTGGCATTGATGAGGGCAGCATTGTTGCTGATATGCGTGTCCATGTGGTGGAACAGTGCACTGGCAAGAAACTCACCGGCGATGATGCCCCCATGCTGAAGCACTTGCACCGCTGGCTTAACATGCATCCTGGCTGGGACTGGATtgacgacgaggaggacaGCTGTGGGAGCAACGAGGACCATAAACCCAAGGTGGAGGAGCAACCAACGGCTACAGAAGATGTCACTGACAAAGCGCAGGCGACGGGCAACGAGGAGGATCCCAAGGATCTAATTACCAAGGCCAAGGTGGAGGACGATGAGTACAGGACGGAGGAACAGACGTACTACAGCATCGCTCATACCATTCATGAAAAGGTTGTGGAGCAGGCCAGCATCATGGTAAATGGTACGCTCAAGGAATACCAGATCAAAGGCTTGGAGTGGTTGGTTTCGCTCtacaacaacaatttaaaCGGAATTCTGGCCGACGAAATGGGTTTGGGTAAAACCATTCAGACCATTTCGCTGGTAACGTACCTTATGGATCGGAAGAAGGTTATGGGTCCCTACTTGATTATTGTACCACTCTCGACTCTGCCCAATTGGGTGCTGGAATTCGAGAAGTGGGCGCCAGCCGTGGGTGTAGTCAGTTACAAGGGCAGCCCGCAAGGAAGGCGATTGCTGCAAAATCAAATGCGAGCCACTAAGTTTAATGTGCTGTTAACCACCTATGAGTACGTCATCAAGGACAAGGCAGTGCTGGCCAAGATCCAGTGGAAATACATGATCATCGACGAGGGTCACCGCATGAAGAACCATCACTGCAAACTCACCCAGGTGTTAAACACCCACTATATAGCCCCCTATCGGTTACTTCTCACGGGTACACCTCTGCAAAACAAGCTTCCCGAGTTGTGGGCGCTTCTTAATTTCCTGCTGCCCTCGATATTTAAGTCCTGTTCCACATTTGAGCAGTGGTTCAATGCTCCATTTGCCACCACTGGCGAGAAGGTCGAGCTAAACGAGGAGGAGACAATCCTCATCATTCGTCGTCTGCACAAGGTTCTTCGTCCATTCCTGCTGCGTCGTCTTAAAAAGGAGGTAGAGCACCAGCTCCCCGACAAGGTGGAGTACATCATCAAGTGCGACATGTCCGCCCTTCAGCGAGTTCTATACAAGCACATGCAGAGTAAGGGTGTCCTACTCACTGATGGATCCGAGAAGGGCAAGCACGGCAAGGGAGGCGCTAAGGCGCTGATGAACACGATCGTTCAGCTGCGCAAGCTGTGTAACCATCCGTTCATGTTCCAGCACATAGAAGAGAAATACTGCGACCACACTGGCGGCCATGGAGTTGTGTCCG GACCGGATCTATATCGCGTCTCCGGCAAATTCGAGCTGCTAGATCGCATCCTGCCCAAGCTAAAGGCCACCAATCATCGCGTCCTTCTCTTCTGTCAGATGACTCAGTGCATGACCATTATCGAAGATTACCTGGGATGGCGCCAATTCGGCTACCTTCGACTTGACGGCACCACAAAGGCCGAGGATCGTGGCGAACTACTGCGAAAATTCAACGCCAAGGGCTCGGacgtgtttgtgtttttgctaTCCACCCGAGCCGGTGGTTTGGGTCTTAATCTGCAAACCGCCGATACTGTAGTAATCTTCGACTCCGATTGGAATCCCCACCAGGATCTGCAAGCGCAGGATCGTGCCCATCGTATTGGTCAACGTAATGAGGTGCGCGTTCTGCGACTAATGACAGTCAACTCCGTGGAAGAGCGCATCTTGGCTGCAGCCAGGTACAAGCTGAACATGGACGAGAAGGTCATCCAGGCTGGTATGTTCGATCAGAAGTCAACGGGTAGCGAGCGGCAGCAGTTCCTACAGACGATTCTGCACCAGGATGACAACGAAGAGGAGGAAGAAAATGAAGTGCCCGATGATGAAATGATCAACATGATGATTGCCCGCAGTGAGGAGGAGATCGAAATCTTTAAGCGCATGGATGCGGAGCGCAAGAAGGAGGATGAGGAAATCCATCCGGGTAGGGAACGTCTGATCGACGAGTCCGAGCTACCCGACTGGTTGACAAAGGACGATGACGAGGTTGAGCGTTTCCACTATCAATACGACGAGGACACCATTCTGG GTCGAGGCTCGCGGCAGCGAAAGGAAGTAGACTACACTGATAGTTTGACTGAAAAGGAGTGGCTGAAAGCCATCGACGATGGCGCTGAGTTTGacgaggaagaggaggaagaCGATTCGAAGCGCAAGCGACGAAAGCGAAAGAATCGGAAGGAAGAGTCCGACGATGATTCGTTGATCCTAAAACGGCGACGACGCCAAAATCTGGACAAGCGGTCGAAGAAGCAGATGCACAAGATTATGAGTGCAGTTATAAAGCACAACCAGGATGGACGCACTCTGTCCGAACCATTCATGAAGCTGCCTTCGCGACAGCGGTTGCCTGACTATTACGAGATCATTAAGCGGCCAGTTGACATTAAGAAAATCCTGCAGCGTATTGAGGACTGCAAGTATGCCGATCTCAACGAGCTGGAGAAGGACTTTATGCAGCTATGCCAGAATGCACAGATCTACAACGAAGAGGCCTCGCTGATCTACCTGGATTCGATTGCCCTGCAAAAGGTATTCGTTGGGGCCAGGCAGAGGATAACAGCTGCAGCGGATGCAGCCGCAGTGGCGGCAGGAGATAACACTGGTGAGGCGCATGGAAATGGAGGCTCGGATAATTCggacaacgacgacgacgatggc
- the LOC120447482 gene encoding inositol monophosphatase 1, translating to MAASKFQVEELYDFIHPLAVRAGEILLEGYQNAGKAVALKDGEFYNVVTAYDNQIEEFLMEKILARYPDHKFIGEEDTHKNNNVTKELTDAPTWIIDPIDGTSNFIKQIPHVSVSIGLSIKKQIVLGVVNNPAQNKLYTAKLGQGAFCNGKPIHVSSCEHLNDANVAYEVCLLHAPKIRNKHIKRIYHVGSNARRLLAYSAVVDSLCMVAAGNLDAFHIEDMYPWDCAAGYLLIREAGGVVTHPYGGPFDIMKPDLICAGTETLRAEIEHLIRKADQEKHVGAE from the exons ATGGCAGCCAGTAAGTTCCAAGTCGAGGAGCTGTACGACTTTATACACCCGCTCGCAGTGAGAGCTGGGGAAATCCTGCTAGAGGGCTACCAAAATGCTGGCAAGGCGGTGGCCCTCAAGGACGGCGAATTCTACAATGTAGTCACTGCCTATGATAACCAGATAGAGGAGTTTCTCATGGAGAAGATACTGGCGCGCTACCCGGATCACAAATTCATTGGAGAGGAGGACACCCACAAAAATAACAATGTGACCAAAGAGCTGACGGATGCTCCTACTTGGATCATAGATCCCATCGATGGGACCTCAAACTTCATCAAACAAATTCCACATGTATCGGTTTCGATTGGATTGTCCATTAAAAAACAGATCGTGTTAGGCGTAGTTAACAATCCCGCACAGAATAAGCTATATACCGCGAAGTTGGGCCAGGGCGCCTTTTGCAATGGAAAACCCATTCATGTGAGCAGCTGTGAACATCTGAATGATGCCAATGTGGCATACGAGGTTTGCTTGCTGCACGCTCCAAAGATCAGGAACAAGCACATCAAAAGAATCTACCATGTGGGATCTAATGCCAGAAG ACTCCTGGCCTATTCAGCTGTGGTGGATTCCCTATGCATGGTGGCCGCTGGCAACTTGGATGCCTTTCACATTGAAGACATGTATCCCTGGGATTGTGCAGCTGGCTATTTGCTTATCCGTGAGGCCGGCGGAGTTGTCACCCATCCGTACGGTGGTCCCTTTGATATCATGAAGCCAGATCTAATTTGCGCCGGAACGGAGACATTGAGAGCTGAGATAGAGCATCTCATTCGGAAGGCTGATCAGGAGAAGCATGTGGGTGCAGAGTAA